The following proteins come from a genomic window of Limnohabitans sp. 103DPR2:
- a CDS encoding IclR family transcriptional regulator produces MTTDSTSSKSSRLSSVAAAVRVLKCFSEVEPEIGISSLAKRLSLAKSTVHRLAVTLTSEGLLEQSPETGRYRLGINLFVMGALVRRRLDVSNMAQPFLNVLREKTGETIHLAVMNETNILYLYNLESSQAIRMKSYIGTIKPAFCTCEGRAIVAFGGTELMNKVLSSPLAARTPETQTDPAKLMKMFAEIRAHGYAIDDEESEQGMRGIGAPLRDITGQVVAAIGIGGPSQRLTLKKLRGLAPVLLNTAESISTQLGYRA; encoded by the coding sequence ATGACCACAGATTCCACATCATCCAAAAGCTCACGCCTGTCGTCAGTCGCGGCCGCTGTGCGCGTCCTTAAATGTTTCTCCGAAGTGGAGCCCGAAATTGGCATCAGCAGCTTGGCCAAGCGTTTGTCTTTGGCCAAAAGCACGGTCCACCGTTTGGCGGTTACCCTGACCAGTGAGGGACTTTTAGAGCAAAGCCCAGAAACCGGTCGCTACCGCTTAGGCATCAATTTGTTCGTGATGGGCGCCTTGGTGCGCCGTCGCCTGGATGTGTCCAACATGGCCCAGCCCTTCCTGAATGTGCTGCGCGAGAAGACGGGCGAAACCATTCACTTGGCCGTGATGAATGAAACCAACATTTTGTACCTTTACAACTTGGAGAGCAGCCAAGCCATTCGCATGAAAAGCTACATCGGCACCATCAAGCCCGCTTTTTGCACTTGCGAAGGACGTGCCATCGTGGCCTTTGGCGGTACCGAACTCATGAACAAAGTGCTCAGCAGCCCGTTGGCAGCCCGTACGCCCGAAACGCAAACCGACCCCGCCAAATTGATGAAGATGTTTGCCGAAATTCGCGCCCACGGCTACGCCATCGATGACGAAGAGTCAGAGCAAGGCATGCGTGGCATTGGCGCGCCACTGCGTGACATCACAGGTCAAGTGGTGGCAGCCATCGGCATTGGCGGTCCCAGCCAACGCCTGACCTTGAAAAAATTACGCGGCTTGGCACCCGTGCTGTTAAACACGGCCGAGTCCATTTCGACACAACTCGGCTACCGGGCTTAA
- a CDS encoding 2Fe-2S iron-sulfur cluster-binding protein, whose translation MSQAVHTIQLAGTDQSFPCAENDTLLRAALRNGIAFPYECNVGSCGNCKFELLEGVMASCWPEAPGLSDKDRARNRGLGCQSRPTGPLQIKLRTSDKYAPQFPPVRTPAKLIASRVITHDLSEFTFQTDAPMPFLSGQYALIQMDGIAGPRAYSMSNVGLFSGESQGGNLIEVQVRRVPGGQGSAHLFDHLKPGDRVEIDGPYGMAYLRENIERDILCIAGGSGLAPMVSIARGTFSSPRMAGRKLSFFYGARAIQDVCGLDMLTTLPQWQERGTYQAVVSGANEEEHLPEGYLRGFVHDAVAQTYGDRLQQMEIYFAGPAMMGQSLLKTLIDLKVPMDQVHFDQFY comes from the coding sequence ATGTCTCAAGCAGTACACACCATTCAACTGGCGGGCACCGACCAGTCATTCCCATGCGCAGAAAACGACACCTTGCTGCGCGCCGCACTTCGAAATGGCATTGCCTTTCCATATGAGTGCAACGTCGGCTCCTGCGGCAATTGCAAATTTGAATTGCTAGAAGGCGTCATGGCCTCTTGCTGGCCCGAAGCCCCCGGTCTTTCCGACAAAGACCGTGCGCGCAACAGAGGACTGGGTTGCCAAAGTCGTCCCACAGGCCCCTTGCAAATCAAGCTGAGAACCAGCGACAAATACGCGCCACAGTTTCCGCCTGTGCGCACACCTGCCAAGCTCATCGCCTCGCGCGTCATCACGCATGACTTGTCTGAATTCACCTTTCAAACCGACGCGCCCATGCCCTTTTTAAGTGGCCAATACGCACTGATACAAATGGACGGCATTGCAGGACCGCGTGCCTACTCCATGAGCAATGTGGGTCTGTTCAGCGGCGAGAGCCAAGGCGGCAATTTGATCGAAGTGCAAGTGCGACGCGTGCCAGGCGGTCAAGGCAGCGCCCATTTGTTTGACCATTTGAAGCCAGGCGACCGCGTTGAAATCGATGGCCCTTATGGCATGGCCTATTTGCGAGAAAACATTGAGCGTGACATTTTGTGCATCGCAGGTGGTTCCGGCTTGGCGCCCATGGTCTCCATTGCGCGCGGCACTTTCAGCAGCCCTCGCATGGCAGGCAGAAAACTCAGCTTCTTCTATGGCGCCCGCGCCATCCAAGATGTGTGTGGTCTAGACATGCTGACCACTTTGCCTCAGTGGCAAGAGCGCGGCACCTATCAAGCTGTGGTGTCGGGTGCCAACGAGGAAGAACACTTGCCTGAAGGCTACCTTCGCGGTTTTGTCCATGATGCGGTCGCCCAAACTTATGGTGACCGCTTACAGCAAATGGAAATCTATTTTGCGGGTCCGGCCATGATGGGCCAGTCTCTTTTGAAAACCTTGATTGATCTCAAAGTGCCCATGGACCAAGTGCACTTTGACCAGTTTTATTGA